ACCTATCCATCAGCATTGCCGACGGACTGGTATAAAGGATTCTAGTATGCTGGAGGAAGACCCCAACTGAACGACCGCCGTATACGGATTCGATGAGCGAGGAACTCCCCGCCAGCGAGTTGCCGCCCGGTCCCTCGGGACTACCGATCGTCGGGGCGACGCCGCAGTCGATCCTCGGCGGCCTCGAGTTCCGAGAACGGATGGCCGACGAGTACGGCGACGTCGTCCACTGGGAGGGGCTCGACGGCCACAATTACCAGCTCAACCACCCGGCGGACGTCGAGCACGTGCTGGTCCACAACAACGGGAACTACGTGAAGGGCGACCGGTTCCAGCGCGTGCTCGGCCCGCTGCTCGGCAACGGCATTCTCAACAGCGAGGGCGAGGAGTGGCGACGCAACCGCCACCTCGTCCAGCCCGCGTTCCACCCCGACCGGATCGAGGTGTACGCCGAGATGATGACGGCGCTGACCGAGGACATGCTCGACGACTGGCGGGACGGAGAACGGCGGTCCATCCACGAGGACATGATGGAACTGACCCTCCGGATCGTCTCGCGGGCGCTGTTCGGGGTCGACATCGATCGGTACGTCAACGACATCGGGACCGCGCTCGACAGCTTCCTCCCGGCGACGACCAGCCTTCCGAACATCGTGCTACCGGACGACGTGCCCCTGCCGTCCCGGCGGCGGATGGACCGCGCCCGGGAGACCCTCGAAGAGGTGGTCGACGACATCATCCGGCGGAAGCGCGCGGAACCCGGCGAGAACGACGTCGTCTCGATGTTGCTCGCCGCGCGCGAGGACGAGGGCGTGTCCCTGTCGGACGAACAGATCCGGGACGAGGCGATCACGATCATCCTGGCGGGCCACGAGACCACCGCGGTCTCGCTGACGTACACCACCTACCTCCTCGCCCAGCACCCGGAGGTCGAGTCGAAGTTCGTGGCCGAACTCGACTCGGTGCTCGACGGTCGACGCCCGACCATGGCCGACCTCCCCGATCTCACCTACACCGAGCAGATCGTCACGGAGTCGATGCGCCTCTTTCCGCCGGTGCCGGGCATCGTCCGCGAGGCCAGCGGGCCGGACGAGATCGGCGGCTACCCGATCCCCGCCGGCGCGCGGATATTCATGAACCAGTGGGTCGTCCACCGGGACTCCCGGTGGTACGACGACCCGCTCGCCTTCGAACCCGAACGCTGGACGCCAGAGCTCGAACAGTCGCTCCCCAAACTCGCGTACTTCCCGTTCAGCGCGGGTCCACGCCGGTGTATCGGCGACCGGTTCGCGATGCTCGAAGCCCGACTCCTGCTCGCGACGATCTACCAGGACTACCACCTCGAACTGGCCTCCGACAGGAACCTGGAGGTGGTTCCGACGATCACCTCACGGCCCAGCGAGGACGTTTCGATGGTCGTCCACGAACGCACGGGCGACGGCGCTTCCGGGATGGACGAGTATAGTAGAAATTGAACGCACTGACACACTCGAGGGGCACCCGGGGTGTCCCTCGATGTGTAAATAGTTTCAATTTCTACTATAGCCCGGCGTCTCGAAACCGACCGGTGCGGTCGCGGCCGATTCCGAACGCCTCCGGATCGCTGCTCGACCGCTTCCGGGTGATTCCCGCACTCGCGTTCGCCCTCGTGGCGTTCCACTGGACCGCTTCGACCCACTATCTTTAATACGAAATTGGAATTGATATTTCCGCATGGCCGTCATCGATGCCCTCCGGCGAACGCCCTCCGCCCTCGCGCGAAATCCGATCCTCGTGGTCGTCTTCGGCCTCTTCGCCCTCGTCCAGGCGCCGCAGTTGCTCGCACAGGCGGTGAGCCCAGTCGTGGCGGGCCTGCTCTCGCTGGCGCTCACCGGCGTGCTGCTCCTCGTGACCCCATTCGTCCAGGCCGGCACGATGCAGATGGCCGACGACGCGCTCGACGGGCGCACGTCCCTCAGGACGTTCGTCGCCGCCGGGAAAGAGCACTACCTCTCCGTGCTCGGCGCGTACCTCGTCGTCTTCGGCGTGAGTTTCGTCCTCGGGGCCGTCGGGTTCGTCGTGGCCATCTTCGGCGGAATCGCGCTCGGCGCGGGGGGCGGGGCGAGCACCGGAAGCCTGATCGGACTGGGTCTCGTCGTCGGCGTGATCCTCCTCGCGTACCTCGCGTTCGCCTTCCTCGTCCAGTTCTACGCGCAGGAGATCGTCCTCAACGGGGCGTCGGCCATCGAGAGCCTCAGGCAGAGTGCCGGACTCGTCCGCCGAAACGTCCTCAGCACGGCCGGTTACTTCGTCGTCGTCATGGGCGGCAGTCTCGTCGTCGGCGGCGGAATCGGCGTAGCCTCCACGTTCCTCCTCCCCGCCGGGACGCAGGCGAGCGCGGCGACGCCACCGCTCTCGGCGGTGTTGCTCTACACCGTCGTGTACGTCGTCGGCATCGCTCTCCTGGGGAGCCTCTTCGCCGTCTATGCGGTGGCGTTCTGGCGCGAACTCCGGAGCGACGCGAGCGGGCGCGGTTCGGCCGACGGACTCGCGGCGTAGGGACGTCCGACGCGGCCGTCTCGCCCCTCGCTGCCGGTTGCGCGTGGCCTGCTCAGTTCCGTTCGAGTGGTTCCGGGGCTAACCACCGCCTCGACGACACCCCGGTTCGAGAGACGTGGGTTTTCGACGGCATCGACGGAGGGTCCGGGCCCCGGTGGCCGATCGCGGGCGTACCCGTCGGGGGACCAAGAGGCGTTCTGTCGGCACTGCCGCGTTTCGTTCGCTCTGTCGCCCCCTGCAGTGAGTACCTTTATGAATCTGATGAGTGTCTATAGTGTATCATGTCATCCCGAGAGGTCCAGCTGCAAAGCACGGTGTTCGGATTCACGGCGAACGGTCGCCTCCACACGCTGAGCGTCTGGTTCATACTTGCCCTCCGACTGATGATGGGAATCGCGTTCCTGCAGAGCGGCGCCGACAAGGTCCTCTCTGGAAGTTTCAGTGCCGCGGGCTACCTGCAGAACGCACCGCCCGCGAACGGCAGTCCGGTTGCGGACCTCTTCGTCGCGATGGGGTCGACGCCGGCGTTCGTGGACTTCGTGAACGTCGCCGTTCCGTGGGGGGAAGTCCTCATCGGCCTCGGCCTCATCGTCGGCTGTCTCACGCGACTCGCGGCGTTCTGGGGCGCGTTCATGATGCTCATGTTCTATCTCGGGAACTGGGACATCAGTCACGGCTACATCAACGGCGACTTCGCGTACATGCTCGTGTTCCTGTCGGTCGCCGCGTTCGGCGCCGGCCGCATCCTCGGTCTCGACGCCTACATCGAGCAGTACGACGTCGGCGGCGAGGCGCTCGTCGACCGCTACCCGTGGACGCGGTACCTCCTCGGATAACGGGTGCGCTGCGATGGCACCGGCGCGTGCGAGCCCGTTTAGCGTGCGGAACGACTCACGTCACCGTTCACGTTGAAGCCCATCCGGTGCGAATCGACCAGTAATGGCCGATCCTCCATCGAACGACGGCACCGACCCTCCGCGTCACGACGGTGATGCCCACGGTAGCCACGACGGACCGCACGGGGAGTCGCGGACCGAGCAGTCCCTCCTCGAAGACGGGACCGAACCGCGTCCGCCCCACGAAGCGGGGCACGACGGACACGGTCACCACGACGAACACGGCCACGACGGCGGACACGACGGCCACGGCGGGATGCACGAGGGCCACGAGCAGCTGTTTCGCCGGCGCTTTTTCGTCTCGACGCTCCTGTCGATCCCCGTCCTCCTGTACAGCGAGACGCTGCAGGAATGGCTCGGGTTCTCCGTTCCGGCGTTTCCGGGCAGCGAGTGGATCAACCCGGTTTTCGCAGTAGTCGTCTTCGCCTACGGCGGGGTTCCGTTCCTCCGGATGGCGGCGCCGGAACTGAAAGACCGGTCGCCGGGAATGATGACGCTCATCTCGATGGCCGTCTCCGTTGCGTTCGTCTACAGCCTCGCGAGCGTGTTCTTCCCGACGGAGTCGGCGTTCTTCTGGGAGCTCGTGACGCTGATCGACATCATGCTGCTCGGGCACTGGATCGAGATGCGTTCGGTGCGGCGGGCCTCGAGCGCTGTCGACGAACTGGCGAAGCTGATGCCTGACACCGCCGAGCGGGTCACCGACGACGGGGAGACCGAGGAGGTCTCCGTGAGTGAGCTCTCCGAGGGCGATCTCGTCCTCGTCCGGCCGGGCGCGAGCGTTCCGGCCGACGGCGTCGTCGAGGAGGGCGATTCCGACGTCAACGAGTCGATGATCACCGGCGAGTCGAAACCGGTCTCGAAAGAACCCGACGACGAGGTCATCGGCGGGACGATCAACGGCGACGGGAGTCTCCGCGTGCGGGTCGGTGCGACGGGCGAGGAGACGGCGCTCGCGGGGATCATGCGACTGGTCGAAGACGCCCAGCAGAGCAAGTCCCAGACCCAGGTGTTGGCGGACCGCGCCGCCGGCTGGCTGTTCTACGTCGCCGTCGCGGCGGCGGGCCTGACGGCAATCGCGTGGACGATCGCGGTGTCGTTCAACGCGACGGTCGTCGAGCGGGTCGTCACGGTGCTCGTCATCGCCTGCCCGCACGCGCTCGGACTCGCGATCCCGCTGGTCGTCGCGATCAACACGTCACTCGCGGCTCGCAACGGTATGCTCGTCCGTGACCGCATCGCGATGGAAGAGTCGCGGAACCTCGACGCAATCATCTTCGACAAGACGGGGACGCTCACCGAGGGCGAACACGGCGTCGTCGATATGGCGACCGTCGACGGCGTCGACGAAGACGACGCGCTCGCGCTGGCCGCAGCCGTCGAGGGCGATTCCGAACACATGATCGCTCAGGCCGTCCGCGAGGCCGCCGAAGAGCGAGACCTCACGACTCCTGACGCGACCGACTTCGAGGCGATCAAAGGCAGGGGCGTCCGCGCGAACGTCGACGTCTCCGGCTTCGCCGGAGGCTCGTCGGACGAGTCCGACGGTGGTGACGAGGTGTACGTCGGCGGGCCGAATCTGCTGGCCCAACTCGATAGCGACGTTCCCGGTCACCTCCAGCGCTTCGCCGACGAGGCCGGCCAGAACGCCCAGACCGTGGTGTATCTCGTTCGCGAGGGGGAGCTGGTTGCTGCGTTCGCGATGGCCGACGTAGTCCGCGAGGAGAGTTACCGCGTCGTCGACGCTCTCCACGACCTCGGCGTCGAGGTGGCGATGCTCACCGGCGACTCCCGGGACGTCGCCGACGCCGTCGCCGACGAACTGGGCATCGACACGGTGTTCGCGGAGGTCCTCCCCGGGGACAAGGACGAGACGGTTCAGGAACTCCAGGATCAGGGCAAGCTCGTGGGGATGGTCGGCGACGGCGTGAACGACGCGCCCGCGCTGACGCGGGCCGACGTCGGGATTGCTATCGGGAGTGGCACCGACGTCGCAGTCCAGTCGGCGGACGTCATCCTCGTCCAGAACAACCCGATGGACGTGGTCCGTCTCGTCAAACTGAGCAAGGCGAGCTACCGGAAGATGCAGGAGAACATCGTCTGGGCTGCCGGCTACAACGTCTTTGCCCTGCCACTGGCCGCGGGCGTCCTCGCGCCCATCGGCATCCTCCTCTCGCCGGCCGTCGGTGCACTCCTGATGTCCCTGAGCACGGTCATCGTCGCGATCAACGCACAGCTCCTCCGGCGCGTCGACCTCTCGATCCCCGACCTGCCGGAGGTGTCACCGCCCGCCGGCGCACGGTCCGCGAATTGAGCGCCGATCACCCCGTTCGACTGATCCACCGGTAGCGGGTTCGGACCAAGGCCTATGGCACCGGGCGGGGTACGGTCACGCGATGGCCGAATTCGCCACTGACGTGGACCTGCGCGACATCGCCGTTCGCGACACCGCCGTGTCCGACGCCGTCGACGAGCCGGTGCGCGCGATGATCCTGGACATGCTGGCCGACGAGGCCCTGACCGTCGCCACCATCCACGACCGCCTGGCCGATCGCGGGTACGAGCGGACCGAGAATACCGTCCGCCACCACGTCAACGAACTGCGTGACGCGGGGCTGGTCGAAGTTGCCCGGCTCGAGGAGCGCCGCGGCGGGACGGCGAAGTTCTATCGCGCGAACACCATCGTCCTCTCGTACGGCCTCCCCGAGGGCGCCGACGAGCGCGTCGACGAGATGGCAGCCTCCGTCGCCCCGGAGATGGCGGATCTGGTCGACCGACTCCGCTCGGAGCACGGCGACGACCTCGACGCCATCGCCGCCGAGATGTCCCCCTGCGAGCACTGCGATACGCAGAAGTACGAGACGTACATCCTGTCGACGGTCCTGCGACGCGCGTTCGTCGACACGCTTTGAAGGAGCTCACGTCGCTTCGCCGCGAACGCCTTCGTCGATCGACAGGACGTACCTGACCGCCGCAGCGGCGGCGAGGAGGATCGGGAGCACAGTCAACACCAGCGCGA
This region of Halomicrobium urmianum genomic DNA includes:
- a CDS encoding cytochrome P450, which encodes MSEELPASELPPGPSGLPIVGATPQSILGGLEFRERMADEYGDVVHWEGLDGHNYQLNHPADVEHVLVHNNGNYVKGDRFQRVLGPLLGNGILNSEGEEWRRNRHLVQPAFHPDRIEVYAEMMTALTEDMLDDWRDGERRSIHEDMMELTLRIVSRALFGVDIDRYVNDIGTALDSFLPATTSLPNIVLPDDVPLPSRRRMDRARETLEEVVDDIIRRKRAEPGENDVVSMLLAAREDEGVSLSDEQIRDEAITIILAGHETTAVSLTYTTYLLAQHPEVESKFVAELDSVLDGRRPTMADLPDLTYTEQIVTESMRLFPPVPGIVREASGPDEIGGYPIPAGARIFMNQWVVHRDSRWYDDPLAFEPERWTPELEQSLPKLAYFPFSAGPRRCIGDRFAMLEARLLLATIYQDYHLELASDRNLEVVPTITSRPSEDVSMVVHERTGDGASGMDEYSRN
- a CDS encoding DUF7847 domain-containing protein, producing the protein MAVIDALRRTPSALARNPILVVVFGLFALVQAPQLLAQAVSPVVAGLLSLALTGVLLLVTPFVQAGTMQMADDALDGRTSLRTFVAAGKEHYLSVLGAYLVVFGVSFVLGAVGFVVAIFGGIALGAGGGASTGSLIGLGLVVGVILLAYLAFAFLVQFYAQEIVLNGASAIESLRQSAGLVRRNVLSTAGYFVVVMGGSLVVGGGIGVASTFLLPAGTQASAATPPLSAVLLYTVVYVVGIALLGSLFAVYAVAFWRELRSDASGRGSADGLAA
- a CDS encoding DoxX family protein, encoding MSSREVQLQSTVFGFTANGRLHTLSVWFILALRLMMGIAFLQSGADKVLSGSFSAAGYLQNAPPANGSPVADLFVAMGSTPAFVDFVNVAVPWGEVLIGLGLIVGCLTRLAAFWGAFMMLMFYLGNWDISHGYINGDFAYMLVFLSVAAFGAGRILGLDAYIEQYDVGGEALVDRYPWTRYLLG
- a CDS encoding heavy metal translocating P-type ATPase, whose translation is MHEGHEQLFRRRFFVSTLLSIPVLLYSETLQEWLGFSVPAFPGSEWINPVFAVVVFAYGGVPFLRMAAPELKDRSPGMMTLISMAVSVAFVYSLASVFFPTESAFFWELVTLIDIMLLGHWIEMRSVRRASSAVDELAKLMPDTAERVTDDGETEEVSVSELSEGDLVLVRPGASVPADGVVEEGDSDVNESMITGESKPVSKEPDDEVIGGTINGDGSLRVRVGATGEETALAGIMRLVEDAQQSKSQTQVLADRAAGWLFYVAVAAAGLTAIAWTIAVSFNATVVERVVTVLVIACPHALGLAIPLVVAINTSLAARNGMLVRDRIAMEESRNLDAIIFDKTGTLTEGEHGVVDMATVDGVDEDDALALAAAVEGDSEHMIAQAVREAAEERDLTTPDATDFEAIKGRGVRANVDVSGFAGGSSDESDGGDEVYVGGPNLLAQLDSDVPGHLQRFADEAGQNAQTVVYLVREGELVAAFAMADVVREESYRVVDALHDLGVEVAMLTGDSRDVADAVADELGIDTVFAEVLPGDKDETVQELQDQGKLVGMVGDGVNDAPALTRADVGIAIGSGTDVAVQSADVILVQNNPMDVVRLVKLSKASYRKMQENIVWAAGYNVFALPLAAGVLAPIGILLSPAVGALLMSLSTVIVAINAQLLRRVDLSIPDLPEVSPPAGARSAN
- a CDS encoding ArsR/SmtB family transcription factor; amino-acid sequence: MAEFATDVDLRDIAVRDTAVSDAVDEPVRAMILDMLADEALTVATIHDRLADRGYERTENTVRHHVNELRDAGLVEVARLEERRGGTAKFYRANTIVLSYGLPEGADERVDEMAASVAPEMADLVDRLRSEHGDDLDAIAAEMSPCEHCDTQKYETYILSTVLRRAFVDTL